The sequence CATATCAGGGCCCAAGTTTGTTCTTGAttagatattcttgacctcgtgtcttggtacccagtttacTTGCATTTATGTGCATATAataatgtatactcatactctcatattGATCATGTTAGGCTCATTTCCGGttgttttctgttggctggatgccctattccatggggcagttgcagatAGTTcctggatagcagggttgaccactaggttttgcttacctggtatttgacttactttaatttcgtagttactctgattaagattattttattgattaattgcatgcctaagttttaaTTAGTAGGtaatcacggtgcgggtcactacattccaAATCCTTTATATGTCATTTATCTTCCTTCTTCGGTCTTCCTGTCACATTTATCAATCACCAGCCATAATACTCCCTCCGTCCCGATTATATTGTTCTGTTTTGTTTTTCAcacaaattaataaaaattgattgagaaattttttttatataaacttcctattttattcctatttaatatattaaaaaataattgcacaattttcaatgtgtagttaataggggtatattagtaaaaaaatgTAATAAAATATTACTACATATAacatatgactatatatttgggacaaacaaaaaagaTAACGTGGATATTATAACTGGGATGGGGAAATAGTTAAATATGTTCCTAGTATCCATCATCACAATCACCAACGGGTAAAATTGAGcatattcaatattcatcaCCTCCATTtccatcaaaacaacaataattttatacatttcaattttaatataaatgaaTTTCAATGTCATAGGAATAATCTCAATTCATTTTCATTGTCTAAATTAACAAATCCTATTATGTATTATAaacaatattaaaattttctcatAGCATGTCATATTAAATACCTAaacatattgaaataaacaGTTTAAACCTGTAATGATAAGCATAACAACCTAATTAACTATTAGGTTGCGCTTGGATATaagtatttcaaatccatggatatatcgattattattttaatgttaacaatgaaacatagagaaatcttaaattcataactagcttaattatttacacattaTTTAGATGGATCAAAATGGATTCCAAATCACCACTTTATTGGATAAACTTAAAATCCATTCTAACTATCATGAATAATAATACAAACATAAAGGAAGTAGATTTGATGTTTATGATGTTCCTTCTCTAAATAACAAAATCACATTTGAAATCAATGGATTTGAAGTACTTCAATCCAAGCGAAACCTTCAATCATTTGTAGGGATGACCAGACATtacattatatttaaaatttaaaattttattttggtttatatgtatatgtatgattataatttggattttaaactttgttaaaaataatattttaatagtaTTTGAggttattttgattgatttttgttttaaatatatatatatatatatatataattatatatgatatttttattatatattattggcTAGATTTTTAAACTTTggtagatatatatttttattatataaaagaatattatatttaacatctttaaaatttaaaatatattaatttctatattatattattatttttcataataaaacaGTATTCCGGTTTCATCGTCAGTTGAACCCATCAGATCGGTTGaaccattttttaaaagtttatcaATTTGATTATTGGTCAGGTTATATAAACATTGTACGTAATGGTTACAATTGATTTCTATAACAAATTGtattaatcattttcgtaaaagGATCGATGGCGAGTACGAAGTAGCTGCTATTGAGGTCCACTATGCAGTTGCGCTTAAGCGGGTTTGGGCTCGGAACATGATAGAATGGTGGTCAGCAGCAAAGGCATCTGGTGACAACATCGAGATTAAGTTATATGCAGGGCTTGAAACTACGACCGAAGTGTTACATCTCaagagccacctcttgaacatATTGGAGCTACATCGAGAATCTAGTGGATTGAGGGTTAGGCTGTGACAATCTTGAAGATGTAGGAGTTACATCTAGATTCTCGGTGTTGGTAGATCGAAAATCATATTGCGACGAGAACATCGCATTTTAAAGGAGGGGTTGGTGATTGTGACACTCTTGTtccacataaaaaaaaaattaaattttaaaatgattttgtaATAGATTGCAATCTATTTCTATAGTAAATTGGATTAatcatttttataaaatgaaaataatatgaAATAATTGCTATAGAGGTCGTTGTGATCACGTTTGTGCGAGTCTGAGCACGGATGACATTATACCTTCTATATTATAGTAATAAAGTGGAACCCAAACTTGTAATTGGTACATATACATATTTAATTTGcgtaaatttgaaaataatattcCGATCCAAAAATTTGATCTTACTGCAATTTTTTTctggatgacttttcagatttTGTGATGCACAAATATTTTCCTACGCACCCCACGTATGTCACGACCCAtttgtaaataaataatgaatgtCATCACCAAAAGTACGTTTCCTATTTTTTACTCCTCTAATAGTGGTTAAGTAGAGTAATTATTAAATCTTCCCAAAATGTAATTACACtttgtattttataataaattgaattgaatatgtatgcatgatgCATGAATGATCACCAAATACTTATTGTGTAAACTTGTTAGGATTATAAAATGCTCAGTTCAACTGTTCAACAAAAGAACTTATTTTTTGGCTTCCTACGACTTAGCTCTCCATGTACATGTAATATTATCCTTATCAAAGTGAACTGATCAATAATTTTAAACTTCATTCATTAAATTTCACATAAACATAACATGATTAAAACAGAATCTTGGGACAAACCATGAAATCTTTGTTGTTCGCATAATAGAATACATTTAATAAGAACCTTAATtaatcaacttcttcaatctTAGGACCATGAGTTCCACTGAAATGCATCTTTGCAATGATGGGGTCGCAGATGCTCTCTAGTTCTTTCATTTTATCCTTGAACTCGTCTTCTCCGGCCAGTTGGTTGCCGTCCAGCCACTCCTTTGCATGCTCAATGGCAACCTCCATCTTCCTCTGGTCTGAAATTGTCAATGTCAATGCAAAATTCttgtcatttttaattttacttCTCAAGCTGTAGATGTAATTTTCTAGAGCATTCATGGCCTCCACTGTCTTTCTATGTTGCTCATCTTCGGCCTTGAAAAACTCGGCTTCTTGCAGCATTCTCACAATTTCGTCGGTAGACAACCTGCCTTTGTCATTGATGATTGTCATGTCTTTTTTATTCCCAGTTGTTTGATCTTCGGCAGAAACATTTAAGATTCCATCAGCGTCGATATCAAAGCAGATTGATATTTTTGTTGCACCCCTCGGAGCAGGTGGAATGCCAGTGAGCTCGAATTTACCCAACAAATTGTTGTCCGTCGTTTTCGCCCTTTCACCCTCGAACACTTGGATCAGCACAGTGCTTTGGTTGTCATAACATGTCATGAACTGTTTCTCCTGCTTGGAAGGAAGAGCAGTGTTTCTTGGTATTACCACACTCATAGCATCTCCTCGGACATGCACGCCTAGGGACAAAGGCGTGACGTCACATAACAATATATCTTGAACCTCTGCATTGCCCTGTCCAGTTAATACTGCTGCCTGAATCGCTGCACCGGAAGCCACGGCCTCATCAGGATGAATGCTCTTGCACAACGCCTTACCATTAAAGAAATCTCGTAGCATTTGTTGCACCTTTGGAATTCTAGTAGATCCGCCAACAAGCACCACGTCGTGGATACTTTCCTTGTCCATCTTAGCATCATCCAAGCATTCCTCAACTGCTTTAATGCATCTCTGAAATAAATCCATGTTGAGTTCCTCAAATTTTGCACGAGTTATTTTATAGTCAAAATCGATTCCATCATACAAACAATCGACTCCTACAGTCGTCTCCGCTACAGAAGATAGATTCCTCTTCGCCCTCTCACAAGATGTCCTTAGCCTCCTCAGAGCTCGGGGGTTGCTGCTTATATTCTTTTTGTGCTTTCTTTTGAACTCTTCAACACAATGCTCGACCATTCTGTTGTCAAAATCCTCCCCTCCAAGATGGGTGTCACCGGCTATGGCTCTCACCTTAAACACATTATTCTCCACAGTGAGAAGAGAAGCATCAAATGTGCCACCCCCGAGGTCGAAAATAAGCACATTATTCTTCTCATCAGAGCTGCCAAACTTTTTGTCAAGACCATATGCTATGGCAGCTGCAGTTGGTTCAACAACCATACGCAAGACGTTGAGTCCAGAAATGCTTCCAGCGTCCTTGGTCGCTTGCCTCTGGGAATCATTGAAGTAGGCAGGTACCGTAATGACTGCATTTTCGACTGGCACCCCAAGAAAAGCTTCGGCAGTTTCTTTCATCTTGGAGAGGACCATGGAAGAAATCTCTTCGGCTACAAATTTTTTCTGCTCACCTTTGTAGTTAACTACAATCGTGGGTCTATCACCAGCGCCGGAAATGACTTTGAAAGGCCAGAGGTTCACATCACTCTGAACCAAAGGATCGCTGAATCTTCGACCAATCAACCTCTTAGCATCTGCACAATGGATTATATATGCAACGAAAACAGTCAAACCAAATTAGGAGGACAAAACATTTTCCTTCTGTTCTCTAGCGAGAGAGTTATACATATAATCAGGTGGTTTTGACTTTTGATCGACCAAAAGAAGCACACATATCAGTTATGATTGTGTGGAAAAAACATTAACTTAATCACAAACATGAGCACCAGACAACAGACACCGAAGAACATCACATTCATATCAAAGATGAAACAAGAAACGACATTATAAGTATCTCACCAAAAACAGTGTTGGTTGGGTTCATGGCGACGAGATTTTTGGCGGCACCGCCGATGAGACGTTCAGTTTCAGTAAAAGCTACATAAGACGGCGTTGTGCGGTCCCCCTGATCATTTGGTATGATCTCCGCACGATCGTGCCGCCACACGGCTACACATGAATAAGTGGTGCCCAGATCAATCCCAATCGCGGGTGATTTAGCATTCTTTCCAGCCATGTTGATCAGTATACGGAGAAATGAATAAGTAGGTAGTATATATTTGGAGTAGTGTGTGATCAGAACATTAATAATGTGGGGAAACTGAAAGAGCAAAAGCCATCGTTGGTGTAATTAATGATGGAGGGAAAGAGCTTCGATTTCTTGAAAGAAGCCGTAGAGTCATCTAATCTCATTAGTCAAACATGCATGCATGACTCCAAGTGTGGATCCAACTTGGAAAATGAACTCATTTGTAAAGAAAAATTTGTGGATTTTTGAAATAGAAtagaataatataaaaattaatgaagctattttttcttatattattataactataatatactatatatatacacacctATTTGCATTATAcattatatgaatttttttataagtttataaattatcatcatcatcatcattatccAAATACAATTTTGGAAGcagtttaataaaaaatatttatatatgaatCCATCAACTGTTAACTTTTCTGAAAAATGGATTTAATAACAGGATAACTTTAAAATGAAATTTACTTTGGCAGGTTCTTGAATGTTGAATAAAACTACTAACATGGTCAATTTTCAGTCAAGGACAAAACCACAATATGAATCAACAAACAGTTGGTTaaaacaaacaacaaaatgCTTGAATGCACGTCTAGTATGATAGGCTCAACACTTGTTTCAAAAATCGCCCAGCCTCTCCCATGCGTTTCAATACTTCAGTGAGTCTGTTGACCATAGTTTCCTCGTGTTGTTTTCAAAAAGAACCAAAGTGACATAAATATTGATAGTGCACAATTTCAAAAGCACAACGCGAACGCTCGATAACGTATTTAACGGAGACAGGATAATTCAATTATTCCAGTAAACCTCTCCCAACAAAAGTTTGCTCTACCATAGTTTTCTAATCACTAACTTATATGATTCATTACAGTTTTCCCATGGCTGTAAGAGGCAAGTGCCATAAACCAGTATGCCCCCACCTCTAGTAAGGTCTGTACCGTCTATTTCGACTACTATCATCATTACTACTGCCAGGTCCTCCTCGGCCACTATTACTCCTATCATCCCTCCTGGGTCTCACAGCTGATGGCATCAATACACCAGGCTGCTGGCTGCGAAAACACAGATAGATAATTACTGATTATGAGGAAGCTGTTTTGCTTACACATGAAAGTCCACACATGAGAAACTTACAGAAAATATCCGATTCGACCATCAGGTAAGACCATTGGCACCATCTGCATTCCCGCTGGCATTGGTCCCCTTCCGTAAATCATAGGCTTACGAGGCATTCAAGCATATTAAAAGCAATTCATCCAGTGTATAACAAAATAAAGCAAACAAAAGGTTCAATGACTACCTGCTGAAATCCAGAAGTGATTGGGGCATAAGGGTTCATGGTTACACCAGTATATCCTTGATGAGGAATGTAGTTAGGAACTTGTGAGGGATTATGAGGAGTGGCTGCATCCAACTTCTTGTCAGCCTGAGGCTTTGCAAGAACAACTTCCAACAGCTGGCCTGTATTTTAAATGGATCGATATAGGTTCCTAAACGATGGGGTCGAAAAGATCTTAAAACAAGTTAAATGAACTAGAGGAGTTCCAATCtgtgaaaaatatattacatgggCATCTCAGTGGTCTCTTCGTGTGTTAGTCTAAGGATCTCTCACtgtgtatattatatataagcATCAACAATGAAATTAACGACATTTTCACgttaaatatatattgaaaGAAAAGAATCTATAAAAAAGTTAAATGGCTAAGGAGCAAAATTCTACATATAGAAAATAATACTGACAAGAATTAGCAATGAAAGTCCAATCACACAGAAGATATTCATTTTAAGTTCAAGCTCATATCTCCACCATCAAGGGATTAGAAATATATCATGGGCATCAAAACTCTAAAATTACAACCTTGTAATAAGGTCAATTGGCTGATAAGATGTTCATTTATGTACGTCAAACCAGAGATGCTCATGATGAGTTCATTCATAAATAATTCAACCCCATCTTATGCTTACAAAGCGATCAAGCCAAATTTTAGTTAATTCAAGAGCATGCTAGTGCACATGCAAACTTCATAATTTATGATCATATAAttccaataaaaaaatttattactttCATCCAACTGCTGACTGCTCAGGTAAGAATTAATTCATAGACAACAATCGACTTTTCTCATTCGTAGTGAATTTCAAAGCCAATATCTGGTTAGATAAGAAGTATGTTAGAACAAACCATTAATTTCATGCTTCTCCGAGTCTTTGATAGCTTTCAAAGCACTCGACCTTTCCGCATAGTGAACAAATCCAAAGTCTCTTTTCCCACCACTTTTGGCTGGTGGCATAACAACCTTAATGACCTCCCCATGGCGCTCAAAGAGTTCCTTCAATTGTTCAGTTGGTGTATTTTCAGGTATATTCTTAACATAGAGAGCCTTGACCTGAAAAACAATCAAGGACATTGAAATAAAACAACAGGAGTTAAACCATCAAAGTTCAGATTTTTCCCAACAAAACTACAGAGAAATATggaaataatttaaacataaaAGAGCAGAATCAGTTTATTAACTATCTTCTAACATTGTTTAATCAATCACCTCGAAATCTTCAATACTCAAAACATCAATTACATCAATATCCCATTAATCCACAAAATGTACCCTGAGACAACAAAAATACATGTTTGGCACAGTGATACAGCAGACAATTAGTATACTGTCCCTAATCGGCTTATCAATGGCATTCAATAATGGGACTATTTCACATCATCATATTCTGCCTTGCAAAAAATGAACAGTGAAATCttgataaaattatttcaatgaaaGTTGTTTTATATGTACAATCATTGAGCTATTTTCAAAAGAGATAATAAAAAGTAGAACTTTATAGCGTATAGAAAAGCATGTAGTAATACCATAATAAACTTCAAGAGCAGCAGTAAAGCTATAAAACCATTAAGTTATGAGAAAGAGAAGATAAAAACTTTGCTTTAGCGTCAAGACGAAAAGTGGACAGGAGAAACTTGGAGGGTAAACTTGAGATCAAGATATGGCGTTGAGTTGAAAACACTTTGGCAAGAGAATCAAGCCACATGCTTTTCCCCATCAATCAAAATCAGCAACAGATTTACCCAAAAGAAAGAGACACGAGCCACTAAATATACAATACTAAGAAAGCATGTTGGGAGAAGAACACGTCATAGCATAACATGCATAATGCTTCATCGGATTTAGCTGACAATATACATTGATAGTTTAACAATGGAGTCCACTGCACTTCAAATCTAAAATGAATATAACTGTATCAACGGGCAACCACAACATAGTTCCCATTTGCTCATAATAAATCCATGTATGCATTGTGAGTATACTTTGATCAAAACTAGTTTCACCATAAGCTAAACCAACTTTTTGTGTCCCACCCGATTTAGTTTCAAGCCTCGTCGGACATTGGTTCGAGATGGAGCTAGTCTGTCATTACTCATTACACAAGAAATAGTTTCACCATAAGCTACACAACTTTTTGTGTACCACTCCCGTGAGTCCCGCCCGACTTATTTACATGCCTCATCGAGTGTTAGTTCAACATGGAGCTTATTCTGTAACTACAGAATAACTAAATGCACCATCTTTGATTAGTCTCTGAAATATAAAGGTCATATAAAGGTCAATCGTTACAATAAATGACAGAATTAGAATACACCACAGCCTAAAAAACAACAATTTTCAATATTTAGAGTTCGGGCATCAAAAACACACAAAATCCTTTACATCACTATAAGTCCAAAGAGCTCCAAATTTCCATAATTTAAACAATAACACATGGTGCGTTGTCAGACATTTGAGGTGATACCTGAGCTGCAGCAGCAGAAGAATGATCTGGAGTAATCTTTGGATCCGCCCATGTGACAGTCGGTGTATTTCCTTCCAGTTTAAAACTCACGGCAGACAATTTTTGCCTAGAATAATCAGCACAAGCATTGTTGTAATATTCCACAAAGGCAAAACCTCGATTACGAGTTGGGTTTTGAGGATCCTGTAAATAAGCACAGCTCATGAGAAATAAATGCGCCTTCACAAATTGATATGTTGACAATTTAATCATTAAAAAACCCATATTAGACCTTAATGAGTTCTATTGTTTCTGCACCAGGACCGGTGACTTCAATGATTTTTCTGAACTCATCATCCGTCCAACCTTTAGGTACATTACCAATAAACAATCTGTATTTAGTTTCAGACAGCGAACAACGTAATGTTCTTCCCTGCAGTAAGACAAATGACCGTTAAGAAAGAAGAACTAACCAAAAACTAGAACTGGTAGGGCAAATTTACATTACAAAAACAAATCCAAAAGATTAAAGATAAAAGAGTCAAATTCTACCTTTAACTCTTTGTTACATAATTTTTCAATAGCCTTCTGTGCTTCATCTTTTCTTTTGAAGGAGACAAAGGCAAAGCCCTTGCTTTCACCAGTATCTCTATTTTTCATTACTCTAATCTGCCATTTTATGAAGTAATAAGAAAAAGTAAGAACacgaagaaaagaaaatagcaTAATTATCAACCCACAAAAGTTTTGGTTGCAAAATTACTGACCTCGGAAACATCACCAAATGGTTCGCAAAGTTCCATCAAGTCATCTTCAGAAACATCACGAGCAAGTCCTCCTATGAAAATTTCAGAACCATGAGGAGGAAGAGAAAGGAGTTGAGCATGCTTCGATTTCTCATGATCTTGATCAGAGTTTTCTACATCTTCCACAGGCTTGATGCTATTATCATTTAGATCATTCCCCGGTGAATGGAAGGGAGAATGATCCTTCCTACCATCATCACTTGTAGTGTCCTGGAGCTCTTCACCATTTTCTTCACCACCGTCTCCAGTCCCTTCATCTTCCATGGGTTCTTCATCCTCTTCAGAATAATTGTCATCATCAAGATCAACCTGGTCCTCAATTTCAGTGTTCTCTGTCATGATTGTGTTACGTCCAAGGTCTTGTCACACAATAAACAGAATTTGAGACCAGGGTCGTACCTGAGATTAATCTCATAGCCTGAGTCAAACCTCAAACGTTGGGTCCTTAAAGAAGGTATGGTTCAATTTTTTCATCAATaagatttttcaaaataaaagaatatccaACTTCTTGTTTTGGGGTACTATTTTAAGTAGAAAATCAAGGTTCTACTCAGATACTTTCCCATGAAATACAAAACTTCCAAAAATATCATCTTTACATGGGTATTAAATATTTTGGGCAAGATTTGGAAAAAACCTTTCTTTGAGAAATCCTGTTTTTGACAAGCAGATGTATAGAAGCACAAAGCAAAACCAGAACACAGATCTCTCCCGAGACTTTAATTTAAGCTGATCCACCAAGGCCAAAACCAATTATCGATCAAGGGGGGAAAAAATACCAAATGCCCACCAAGTCATTCCCAACATCAAAATCCGAGAAACAACACAATAAAACTTTTGCAATTGGCACGTAAATGACAATATGTGACATCCGAAGCAGAAACAAAGATGAATGGAAATCAGTTCGTTGAAATTGCAAACCTAAAAACATGAAAAACATGACAAGAACGCCTCTGGCCTCCGAAGTCTAGAAAAGAACCTGTAGCACATAATAATTGTTTGCTATTTTCGAGCTACCCGTAGCACAAAATTTGATTGCAAGGCCACTCACTAGCTCGCTCATTCACAGGCTGAGAGGATATTTCGATCGCTAAAGCCATTATAGCTGAAGATTTGGGGTTCATGATAGTTCCAGCTAAAATCGAAGataaaaaatggaaaaaaagaGAGAACCTGTCTCCTTTGTTGTGTTGTCGAATCACTCGTCGGAGTTGTCCACCAAAAAGCTAGGGCAAGAGatgcatcacacacatttaAAGCCACAGAAGATCGATTTCTCATCTTGGGCCTCTCACAAAGCCCAAAGCCCACAATATTATGGCCCTACacagatattttattttaattttaatttttaaaaaatcggtTACATTTTTTTGTTATGACAATAACCGAAATCCAACCGATTTGGGTAGTGTTTACAACTTttataaataagtgattatgaatttttttgttaACAAATTTTCTAAGGAAAAAtctataatcacttatttttagaggttgcaaacactaccttaattaaatttttttaaaataaaaacataattcTGAATTAAAATGGAAATAATTGATAGGGTGAGTAAAATATCGGTTCAATTGAAATAATTGATTGAACCGAATTATTTCGATTATGTCAAAAATTACATTTTTTCCTCTTTAAAAGTTCTATTAAATAAGTTAAATTCGATTTAGGTAATATATATTACAAAAttctaattaaattttattagaCAATAAACATAGACATAAATTTATATGTTtccaataaaaaaatgaattgatctaatcaatttatatattaaaattttattattgaactttattttttaaaattttctttaaaatttcGATTAATTTGGTTCCTAACTTGAATCACCGATTTTTATTGGTCCTGTTTACTCAGTTTTATTAGTAAAATTCGTTCAGTTCAGTATGTAAAAAAAACATTTCGGCTAGTTCGATTTTAAGAACTTCGGTGCTATGTTTTAAGGGGATACTTACCCCTATTAATTAAGAACTTCAATCAACCATTAGAATATGCATGTTTACATCTAGGGGTgaaaaaaatatcgaatttttggtatatcgaGGTTATCGAACCGAAAAATATCGAATTTATcgaatttttggtataccgaagaTTTCGATACGGTAACggtatgaaatttaaaaattttggtatatacCGATATATCGATAtaccaaaatattatataaaaaattaaaaatatataacatttttaaacaataaatttgtaaattttcaaaaatataaggTTTTTTTCAGTATAAGACTGCATATATCGATACCGTACCAAAATCTCGGTATACCATAAAATTTCTGTATAATCGGTATGCTAGTTATAgataccgaaatttttggtatatcgaaaatcggtataccgaaattttcggtacagTATcggtataaaaaaattttatatcgtAATTATTGATACGATGTACGGTATACGATATACGATTTTCGGTACGATACGGTATGCCACCCCTATTTACATCAATATGCAAACTGTTTTGGTGTGACAAAATATATATTCCCACTTGTGCCCTTAAACTATTTGTTAGTAAATTCAGCTCATGGTTTTTGTGGTAAAATTGGTTATAATATTTTAACATCTCCCACCAtttctaaaatttgcaagaTAATATTGTGTGTGTAGTATTGATGCAGCTAGATTTATTCGGGTTCTCCATCATGGGTAACAACAaacttttttatatataatttttgtcCTTCCAtccaatttttgaatttgatttttaatgtACCCCATTGCATTTCAACATTAGAATCTACAAAATCtattaacttaaaaaaaaagtttaaaaaatacaaaaactcGTTTGAGACGGTCTCGCGAATCATTTTAGTGAGACGGGTATTCTTTTCGACCTAACACatgaacaatataaatttttatgtcaaaGTATTTTTTATTGTAGATATAAGTTAGATTGACCTGTATCACGTGTATAAATTTGTGAAACCTTCTCAAAAAAATCTACTTATTTAAAATCGTAAACACGCACGTCAAGTCCTCCTTATCAAATTCCTCAAGAAAGAAACCACGAATTGAATTGGTATCAATAGCCATGAGAAAAATAGATGATTTTTAGTAGTCATTGTTACGGTATTTTTGAACTTTTAAGAAAGAATTCTTCCAGTTTTTCTCTCCACTTTTACCATCAAAATTCTTCTTCTCCCTCCATCGATTCTTTCGGCCGGCTCTTCACTTTTGCGGCGGTGTACtgttgaccggctaaatcggtttgataaaaatctactggcaagcgcaccaggtcaagtaatagtaaagtggactgagagtctaagtatcgatcccacagggactgcagtcaattctcaagaattaattattttacttaatctagacaaaataatagaaggattttgaattaaataaaataagaatataaaataaaaactgattaagaaataagaataaaaataactgaagataaaaataattaagacaaagacaaccaagacacacgtaggtaccgaacaaattttgtaacatgtagtcgattcaggactcagatttaatcttaattcacgggaattctcctaatttgttcaaaggtctatttctagaacaatca comes from Henckelia pumila isolate YLH828 chromosome 4, ASM3356847v2, whole genome shotgun sequence and encodes:
- the LOC140861400 gene encoding heterogeneous nuclear ribonucleoprotein Q-like; the protein is MTENTEIEDQVDLDDDNYSEEDEEPMEDEGTGDGGEENGEELQDTTSDDGRKDHSPFHSPGNDLNDNSIKPVEDVENSDQDHEKSKHAQLLSLPPHGSEIFIGGLARDVSEDDLMELCEPFGDVSEIRVMKNRDTGESKGFAFVSFKRKDEAQKAIEKLCNKELKGRTLRCSLSETKYRLFIGNVPKGWTDDEFRKIIEVTGPGAETIELIKDPQNPTRNRGFAFVEYYNNACADYSRQKLSAVSFKLEGNTPTVTWADPKITPDHSSAAAAQVKALYVKNIPENTPTEQLKELFERHGEVIKVVMPPAKSGGKRDFGFVHYAERSSALKAIKDSEKHEINGQLLEVVLAKPQADKKLDAATPHNPSQVPNYIPHQGYTGVTMNPYAPITSGFQQPMIYGRGPMPAGMQMVPMVLPDGRIGYFLQQPGVLMPSAVRPRRDDRSNSGRGGPGSSNDDSSRNRRYRPY
- the LOC140862897 gene encoding heat shock 70 kDa protein 4-like, with amino-acid sequence MAGKNAKSPAIGIDLGTTYSCVAVWRHDRAEIIPNDQGDRTTPSYVAFTETERLIGGAAKNLVAMNPTNTVFDAKRLIGRRFSDPLVQSDVNLWPFKVISGAGDRPTIVVNYKGEQKKFVAEEISSMVLSKMKETAEAFLGVPVENAVITVPAYFNDSQRQATKDAGSISGLNVLRMVVEPTAAAIAYGLDKKFGSSDEKNNVLIFDLGGGTFDASLLTVENNVFKVRAIAGDTHLGGEDFDNRMVEHCVEEFKRKHKKNISSNPRALRRLRTSCERAKRNLSSVAETTVGVDCLYDGIDFDYKITRAKFEELNMDLFQRCIKAVEECLDDAKMDKESIHDVVLVGGSTRIPKVQQMLRDFFNGKALCKSIHPDEAVASGAAIQAAVLTGQGNAEVQDILLCDVTPLSLGVHVRGDAMSVVIPRNTALPSKQEKQFMTCYDNQSTVLIQVFEGERAKTTDNNLLGKFELTGIPPAPRGATKISICFDIDADGILNVSAEDQTTGNKKDMTIINDKGRLSTDEIVRMLQEAEFFKAEDEQHRKTVEAMNALENYIYSLRSKIKNDKNFALTLTISDQRKMEVAIEHAKEWLDGNQLAGEDEFKDKMKELESICDPIIAKMHFSGTHGPKIEEVD